The Maylandia zebra isolate NMK-2024a linkage group LG1, Mzebra_GT3a, whole genome shotgun sequence DNA segment ATCCACCAAACCCTAGTGGCGAATCCACTCTGCCTTTAATAATGCCCAATGGCAAATGGGCTATTAATGAAGGCAGAGTAGATGGAGGTGAACTGTGTTCCTAGGGATCTTCACAAGTATCCCATTATACCTCTGCACATaaagttcaaaataaaaatgcatacaGTGAAGGCTGCAGATAACTCACGTCTATCCCCTATTTCTGGGAACAATTTGCTAGGGATGTGATACGAATGGCTATCCGGTGGATGGTCTACTCCAGGTATTACCTCCTGGAATGCTCatctgtttcaggtcatctcctGAGTTGGGATCATGAAAGTGATACTGACTGATCAGGGCACATGATTCATGTCTCTCACACACTTAAAGAGTTGTAGGAATTGTTGGGAATTAAATCTGTTCAGACCTACAGTACGTCTACCACCCTCAAACTGATGAGTTGGTGGAGTAACTGAATAAGACTTTAAATTCCATGATTTGCAAGTTCATTCACAAGGATGAATGCAATTGGGATCACTGGTTAGACCCTTTGTTATTTGCAGTGAGGAAGGCTCCCCAGGGCTCCACAGGACTTTCAGCCTTTGAGCTACTGCTTGGCAGAAAGCCATGGGGGGTGTTGCACCTgattaaagaaaactgaaagaaaGGTCCAAGCCAAAAATGAGAGTCAATGCATCCTGGACCTGAGAGCAAAGCTGCACACTTTGAGGAGGTTATCTGGGGAAAATTTGCTCCAGATCTGGTAACGTCAACACTGTTGACTCAGGCAGTTTTCACCGAGAGACAAAGTACTTGCATTACTTCCTTCTTTAAGCTGAACGTTACTCACCAAGTGACAAGGACCCTTTGTGGTCACACTACAAGTGGAGGACGTTAACTATGAGGTGGTGCGCTTGGGGAGGAGCCACACAAATATGTCACCTCCACATTGTGAAAGCATGAAGAGAGGTGGAAAGCGCTTCTCTGGTGAGCCTGGTTAAGAAAAGGCTCAGCATGTGCGGAGCATGTGCAATGGGTGGCTGGgatcctggagtccctgaggcAGCTGGGTTCAGATCCAACCTGAAGAAGTGTGCAGTTGAACAGAGGGAGGTCCAGTATTTGGGGTACCACTTTGGGGGCGGACAGGTGCACCCAAAGATGGAGAAACAGCATCCATCACAGCCTGCCCATGTACTACCACAAGTTCATGCCCGGAAGGGTGAACCAGATCTGGTCCAGTGGATGGAGTGGTGTCAGGCGGCATTTGTGTAGGTGAAGAAGCCCTTCTTTGGGGAGGTCCCCACACCTtacttttccctccctttttgTCCTGCAAATGGACACCTCGAATGGAGGGCTGGCCATTTTGTCCCTGCAGGTAAGGGGGGTAAAGTGACCGATCTTGTACATCAGCCAGAAGCTGACAGAGCGAGGAAGAGCTGGTGACAGGAGAGTGGAGTCAGCTGGAAACCTGACTCCTTTTACCCCAAAACACTGTGGAAGcgcaacaaacaaaagaaacacatagCAAGAATACTGTGTGGTCTGAGTCATGTGTAGGCTTCACAGTTagctttaatcattttaatttcaataaaagttgttgtttttttacatctgCAAATTGGGCAATGACATTGTTCTGGACACCTTACAAATAAGGCACACATTAGCTTGAAATGGCTAATATGGCCTGAAAATCGTGGTTTCCATTGTAAAGTATAGTCATGTATGAACTTCTAAAGTGACTCTGTACTTGTGTATAGTTTATTGCTGTCAAGCATGAACTTACATATAGCCGCTGCTGCTAGACACTTGGTGACAATTAGAGGTGGAGAGCAGCCAGGGTAGAAAGGAGTAGAGGCATATTCTGCAAAGCTCAGTGTGATGATAGCAAAGGATGAAGGCTTTAACACCATAATAGTTGTCCAGGAGTAAAGGTAGGCAACAATAGAGCCAAAAGCCTCCATGAAACAGGGGTACTCGCCGCCTGATTTGGTGATCATGGTTCCAAGTTCAGCATAACACAGTGCTCCTATACAGCCACAcataaaatcacaaaaacacagaaaagaaagtTGTAAAACAACACAGAAGAAGGGACTTTCAAAACTTGAGTCCATGCATTCAAAGCAGTGGTAAGAAACCTTGCATGTCTGTGACACTCATATATGCTTGGTCATTATATCTCCCTTGCTTCTTATGCTCTCatggggcgattgtggctcaagagttgggactttgccttgtaatcggaaggttgctggttcgagccccggcatggacagtcttggtcgttgtgtccttgggcaagacactttacccgttgcctactggtggtggtcagagggtccaatgtccggcagccttgcctttgtcagtgcaccccagggtggctgtggctacagtgtagcttgccatcaccagtgtgtgaatgggtggatgactgaatgtgtaaagcgctttggggtccttagggactagtaaagcgctatataaatacaggccattttcaATCCCGTTTACCTCTCCTTTTAGTTTTAATAAGCTTAAAATAAAtggttttaaatttgtttatttcTAACTTTTTGTGTTACATTGCAGGTGCTTGTGCTTCCAGAAataaattttatatataaatgtaatatatatatatatatatatatgtatatatatatatatatatatatatatatatatatatatatatatatatattaggggtgcaacgatacacaaaattcacggttcggttcggttcgatactttggtgtcacggttcgatattttttcgattaaaaaaaaaaacgttcatgcctttttaatttgtcatttattaaattttcacggcacattccgcaccacatctctgtgcgttcatcatttgtttgaagccagctcacctcctgcaactacttttccgagaatacgtgcttcttttgtggttcggactccttctgacatttctttggaggtggaagaacatcacagtaattgcttaaaggagcttgcttctttgacatctttaagagttctaaacaaatgtctgtcctcctcctgaaaatcttatgtatgcaaacacgcgttgcaacttcttatcttgtgcccgttttttattttgacagcgaatgcgcacctgcggaccacttatgtgcagccctggttatttcgcttgtcatattgcagccacagaaattcttttgtccatgaaaccataaagctgcactttctttttgccttatagtctgatttgtcataacttttccgttttgtggtaagcttttctttggctgtcacttcttcaccctgacctgtcttacttggctcagcagaactaaaatattgtggtgagctcagacaaggaggagacgaaggtatcgtttggtcttgcttcccgtgagctagccagggagcacagccgtttattgacatctgcagaagaacactgccgctagcaaactgctcagcgcggcaacagcacagcaacaacaacacacagggcgccctctgaccccggaaggacacaccgtcgcagcgagagggcgtcacccgtcactatggcaacataaacaaaacataactgtacaaacagaaccccgaacagccctgacccgctacaatatgtatcctgctgcttttacacacgcacccacataacgctcagcgattctctgcgcgatcaacctctcacatgtttaagcttgctgcgggagatttcacttgtcatgtttgcatagtaagctaacgattgataagacgatgccagaggaattggtgcgcaaattatcatcactcaccaatcagtgctgtcgctctctatacacagttcacgcgattgcaaagtgaaagcaaaaaacaagcgcaaattcaaacgcgatttcaatatgtcacatattgacagtggctcaccaatgccaatgacataattacccagctacatttccgaaagaatgcaaaaccattgacatatatttttccttcctacgatagcccgacgggcagggcagagatagattttggtagcccgactggaaaaatcgggATGTcggcgattttgcgagccctgtatctgattgaggaatcactcatctttggaaaagaaagtttattacagagaaatggctctttccaaaataaaagctatactatacgcttcgtctgggctatattctcagcagcatattaaacatatcaggtccccataagaagaatcatgtgctaacggctgtctaaatgactcgggtaaagtttgtagcatgcgtgcttgttgtttttgtctgcttccacttgtctttgcactaggatgatgtcggtgtaaatgtgcagtcatatttgttgtgttcccactagtgctgtcagcgtaaatctcgttgaaatgacgttaacgccacaacacggcaaatctccgttaacgagctaccgcggatcgcccatgcatggggctggacggccaacaccttaacgagctaactgcgctaacacactagctcccacccatgtaattgagcattgcgtggcacatccaacatactgttttactttagtccatgacgcgcttaccttcagggtcatacgtcacatgaaaaccaaaatagttccaaacgccaaatctgaatgagggtgggggaggttcaatttgccatgttgcaaggagagcttaacttctgtctcgctagcttgccctgcgctcagtgaatctgctttcgactactccgcctaggctgcactgtggagcgcagatccactgagcgctcaacacagacagcatcgtcagaaggaaagttgataaaataaataaaaaatttattttgtattgttcgatacatatgggtaccgaaccgaaagcactgtatcgaacggttcaatatcgatacgagtatcgttgcacccctaatatatacactcaacaaaaatataaacgcaacacctttgttactgctcccattccccatgggatggacgtagagacctaaaattcattccagatacacaatataaccatccctcccaaacagtggtcacaaatcagtccaaatgtgtggtagtgggcacatctgctatattgagataatccatcccacctcacaggtgtgccacatcaggatgctgatctgacaacatgagtagtgcacaggtgtacctcagactgcccacaacaaaaggccaccctggaatgtgcagttttgtctcacagcaaaatgccacagatgccacaagcaatgagggagcgtgcaattggcatgctgacagcaggaatgtcaaccagatctgtcgcccgtgcattgaatgttcatttctcaaccataagccgtctccacaggcgtttcagagaatatggcagcgcatccaaccggcctcacaaccgcagacctcgtgtaaccacaccagcccaggacctccacatccagcaggttcacctccaagatcgtctgagaccagccacccagacagctgctggaacaattggtttgcacaaccaaacaatttctgcacaaactgtcagaaaccgtctcagggacgctcaactgcatgcccgtcgtcctcatcggggtcttgacctgactccagctcgtcgccgtaacagacttgtgtgggcaaatgctcacattcgatggcgtctggcacgttggagaggtgtgcgcttcacggatgaatcatggttcacattgttcagggcagatggcagctgagaatgtcccagttcttgcatggccagcatactcaccggacatgtcacccattgagcatgttcgggatgtgcttgaccggcgtatacgacagcgtgtaccagttcccacgaatatccaacaacctcgcacagccattgaagtggagtggaccaacattccacaggccacaattgacaatttgatagactccatgcgacgatgtgttgcactgcatgaggcaaatggtggtcacaccagatactgactggttctgggtccccagacccccaatagcgcaaaaaactgcacattccagggtggccttttgttgtgggcagtctgaggtacacctgtgcactactcatgatgtcagatcagcatcctgatgcggcacacctgtgaggtgggatggatcatctcaatatagcagatgtgcccactaccacacatttggactgatttgtgaccactgtttgggagggatggttatattgtgtatctggaatgaattttaggtctctacgtccatcccatggggaatgggagcaaaaacaaaagtgttgcgtttatacttttgttgagtgtatatatatacatatatatatatatatatatatatacattccatccatccatcttcatccgctttatccgaggccgggtcgcgggggcagctgcctaagcaaagaggcccagacctccctctccccagccacctcctcccgcatatccgggggaataccaaggcgttcccaggccagccgagagatataatctctccagcgtgtcctgggtctgccccggggcctcctcccggtgggacatgcctggaacacctcacccaggaggcgcctaGGGGGCATCCTtttcagatgcccgaaccacctcaactggctcctttcgatgtggagcagcagctgctctactctgagcccctcccggatggctgaacttctcaccctatctctaagggagaggccagccacccttcggaggaagctcatttctgccgcttgtatccgcgatctcgttctttcggtcactacccacagctcgtggccataggtgagggtagggacgtagatcgaccggtaaattgagagcttcgcttttacactcagcttcctcttcaccacgacggaccggtgcagcgtctgcgttactgcagctgcagccccaatccgtctgtcgatctccggctcccttctcccatcactcgcgaacaagaccccgagatacttgaactcctccacttggggcaggaactcatccccgacccggagtgggcactccacccttttccggctgagaaccatggcctcagatttggaggtgctgatcctcattcccgctgcttcacactcggctgcgaaccgtgtatatatacattattatatttatatagtgctttttgaGTCTTTTCTAGTACGGACTACTCAAAAGTACGGATACTGTGTGAACTTGTTCCTATTTTGACCATCATTATTTGTCTACATGACTTGAAAAGAATATTAGATTCCTGATATAGCAACAGAACTGGTTGCTGAATACAATGAAATATGAGTTAAAATGTTGGTCTCACCAAGAGTAGATAACACGCCGCAAGCAGTCCAGATTAGGAGGCAAGGTCCCACAGCTCCCGAGTACAGCAAAACAGACTTTGGGGAAATGAAAATGCCTGAGCCAATCATAGTCCCCACAATGAGACAAATGCCACTCAGCAGACCAACCTAAGCAAGcacatggaaaataaaaaatattaatgtgttttttcagttatttaatgtCAGTAACTGTTTTCAGGAAACTATCATTCCCATGTGTTCTATAACATCATaattatattataaaataatattttttttagcaaCACCGGTTTAATGCGTGGCTGTGCTTCAGCTCTTGGGATCTGAAATAATAGTGGAAATAGTTGATGCACCATTTCCGTGTCATATTTTGATTTTAAGTTGGTTGACAGCAGCAGTTAAACTCAAGAACTGGTTCAATCAGATATCATTACATTGCCATGCTGAGTGAGGCAGAGTAAGCTGCTAAAGACTAAATTAAAGATGAAGAAGTCCCTTATCATTAAAAGCAAAATTCTCACATCTCACAACAtgtgaaaacaaacagcaatgccacttttataggtaatttcatttttTAGTCACTATAGATAGATCAGGCAAGAGATAAGGGCAATACCCAGCAATACCtagtcatgaaaaaaaaaaacagagaggctTGTCATCTCTATACTTGTTTAGAAATTTcccaagtatccttgagaggagcAAAGAGCTGGTTTAATGTTCCTCAACCAGAGTGAAACCACATTTTTTATTCTGAATCTGAGGTCCAACAAAGGGGCAGACTCTTCTCTTTTGTACCCTTGCATGCATCTTGTAAGGGAGGATACAGAGTATGGTCCCGTCTTCATAAAAAGGATGACCACCACTTTAGTTTGCACATTCAAAGACACCACCTTGACCACAATGTTTCAGAGGCATGTCAGCACACACCCTGATATCCCTTTGTTGGTGTTGATCTGATATCATCATAATAATTTTGGAGGAGGATCCAAAGATCAACACAACAACCAACAACCTCTGAGTTTTCAGTTAGTATTTTCCAAGAATTTGGCTAATCCTATTACATTTTCACAAGTAAACCAGCATGAGTAATGTAAACTGGCTAAAGGCAAACCTAACTTGAtagtatatttattatattgtatTGATTAATAAAGAAATACAGAAAAGACACATCCTGGGGTTATTGAATCCAGGTCACTGACCAGTGTCCGTGGCACCAAAGCGATAATTAACTAGTTAACTAGTAATTAAAAATTACACACTCTTTCAAttctaattgttttttttaatcaaaacatAATAGAAAAAATGGTTTcacaaaacattaaattatactttttcatttatttaacaaaaattaagCCAAAATTCAAAAAGCAGTATGTAAAAAAACTGTCATGGTGCTGGGTCGTtggcccagcgttttgtgttttatgattatttccctctgttctagttattctgtgtcctccccccttgtgtccggttcgggttctagatttcctgttttgttctgaaagtctgttgtcattgtgttcagcttgtctcctccggtcctcatgtgtattgggttcagctgttcttccctcctgtgtgtgattacccgattaccttgtgtgtgtatatttagtgggtgttGGTCTGTGTTCATTGTCGGCTCGGCTGTGTTTCTTGGTATCCTGTTCCttagtctgcgtctctctgctccaCTCTCCGTTTCGTTAAGATTTcaggtttgctctttagtttctcccagtttaggtttccgttagTATTTTCTCATGCTTCGTTGCCTGTTTCTGCCACtgccaccttgtaaataaacgcCACTCATATCATCAGTTggctgcctgcattttgggtcctcctttcctccacaccacacggctcacccCGCAGCCGTGACAAAAACAATAATAGAAAACTAAGTATACCTCATTCAGTGAGAATTGAGTACCAGCCAACTGCCAATGATCAAATACACTTTTACacaattaactgatcatcagcaagtatGACCACTTCTAAGAGCAGAAACATTGTCAAGTTGTGGGTCTGAAGCATTCAAGTGTCTGATAACACAATGTTGTAAAGGAAAGACATTAGTAAAAATGTTAAAGAAGCAATTATTACTGCCAATAAATCTGAGGTTTCAAGACACTTCCCAATGTT contains these protein-coding regions:
- the LOC112435162 gene encoding b(0,+)-type amino acid transporter 1, with amino-acid sequence MDESGIRKRKKSQNGSTDLTKDNKEVVKAVALQKDVGLLSGICLIVGTMIGSGIFISPKSVLLYSGAVGPCLLIWTACGVLSTLGALCYAELGTMITKSGGEYPCFMEAFGSIVAYLYSWTTIMVLKPSSFAIITLSFAEYASTPFYPGCSPPLIVTKCLAAAAISSPLHSSTSGDQEMRCW